One genomic region from Salvia hispanica cultivar TCC Black 2014 chromosome 2, UniMelb_Shisp_WGS_1.0, whole genome shotgun sequence encodes:
- the LOC125203198 gene encoding ATP-dependent Clp protease proteolytic subunit-related protein 4, chloroplastic-like — protein MASILFPTTRMRLNTTLSVTAPPSSSPSSRRPSPPTAFLSPFVGGSISGDFTGLRIRPASLTDNSSNSTSRGKRGVVTMVIPFSRGSAWEQPPPDLASYLYKNRIVYLGMSLVPSVTELILAEFLYLQYEDEEKPIYLYVNSTGTTKGGEKLGYETEAFAIYDVMRYVKPPIFTLCVGNAWGEAALLLAAGAKGNRSALPSSTIMIKQPIARFQGQATDVELMRKEVRNVKAELVKLYAKHVGKSPEQIEEDIRRPKYFSPSEAVEYGIIDKVLYNERSSEDRGVLSDLKKAQLI, from the exons ATGGCTTCCATCCTGTTTCCGACTACTCGCATGAGACTAAACACCACACTGAGTGTAACCGCGCCTCCTTCTTCTTCGCCATCTTCCCGCAGGCCATCTCCGCCCACcgcttttctctctccattcgTTGGGGGAAGCATCTCCGGCGACTTTACCGGTTTAAGGATCCGACCCGCTTCCCTTACTGATAACTCCTCCAATTCGACCTCTCGAGGGAAGCGTGGCGTTGTTACTATG GTAATCCCCTTCTCCAGAGGAAGTGCTTGGGAGCAACCTCCACCAGATTTAGCATCATACTTGTACAAGAACCGCATTGTGTATTTGGGGATGTCTCTAGTTCCCTCTGTCACTGAACTGATACTTGCTGAATTCCTTTACCTACAATATGAAGATGAGGAAAAACCAATATATCTTTACGTCAATTCCACTGGGACGACCAAG GGTGGTGAGAAGTTGGGCTATGAAACAGAAGCATTTGCAATATACGATGTTATGAG ATATGTGAAACCACCAATTTTTACGCTGTGTGTGGGCAATGCATGGGGAGAAGCTGCACTTCTACTGGCTGCTGGTGCAAAGGGGAATCGATCTGCCTTACCCTCATCAACAATAATGATCAAGCAG CCAATTGCCAGGTTTCAGGGTCAAGCAACAGATGTAGAGCTTATGAGGAAAGAAGTTAGAAATGTGAAGGCCGAGTTG gtCAAACTCTACGCGAAACACGTTGGAAAATCACCTGAGCAGATCGAAGAAGACATAAGGCgtccaaaatattttagtcCTAGTGAGGCTGTTGAATATGGAATCATCGATAAG GTTCTGTACAATGAGAGGAGTAGTGAAGACAGAGGGGTTCTGTCAGATCTTAAGAAAGCTCAACTTATTTGA
- the LOC125207110 gene encoding uncharacterized protein LOC125207110, producing MYEKMQAIGLLTRRSARVFRNPPPSLLNLVSMDSCCEFSSLRRGFHSAAFFSGNMHGGFSNVELFSRKDTIQIPPLSMMASSRLFSSEAPESGNVSAADETVKEIYDKLLDSIAKRRTAPPNAWMWSLIAKCSTNEDIKLLFDILPKLRAFRLSNLRIPNDFNSALCRAITQACVRAGAVDFGMKALWKHNLYGLTPDIGCAHQLLLHAKQHNDAKLMVKVIKVLMKNDIPLQPGTADIIFSICCNTDRWDLISKNGKRFIKSGVSLRQTSFDMWMEFAAKKGDVESLWKIENWRSQAMKKHSVSTGFSCAKGFLLEHKPDSAAAIIQVLYQTVSDLKRPSITVELQKLVSEWPLDVIKHQNDDNRKAFTAAIQTDISELISALQSLGVRENVTPVQFGENGPISA from the exons ATGTATGAGAAAATGCAAGCTATTGGATTGTTAACGCGTAGGTCGGCTAGGGTTTTCAGAAACCCTCCGCCGAGTTTGCTCAACCTAGTGTCCATGGACTCGTGTTGTGAGTTCAGCTCACTGCGCCGCGGCTTTCACTCCGCTGCGTTTTTCTCAG GGAATATGCACGGAGGTTTTTCAAATGTTGAATTGTTTAGTCGAAAAGATACAATACAAATCCCACCATTATCAATGATGGCATCGAGCAGATTGTTTTCTTCAGAAGCTCCAGAGAGTGGAAATGTTTCTGCTGCAGATG AGACAGTGAAGGAAATATATGATAAGTTGCTAGACAGTATTGCAAAGAGAAGAACTGCACCTCCGAATGCGTGGATGTGGTCGCTCATTGCTAAATGCTCTACCAATGAAGATATTAAGCTCTTGTTTGACATTCTGCCGAAACTTCGTGCTTTT AGACTCTCCAATCTTAGGATACCCAATGACTTTAACAGCGCACTTTGTAGGGCAATTACACAGGCTTGTGTTCGTGCAGGAGCTGTTGACTTTG GTATGAAGGCACTGTGGAAGCACAACTTATATGGATTGACTCCTGACATTGGCTGCGCTCACCAGCTCTTG TTGCACGCTAAACAACATAATGATGCGAAACTGATGGtcaaagtaattaaagttttgatgaaaaatgatATACCTTTGCAACCTGGCACGGCGGATATAATTTTCAG CATATGTTGTAACACGGACAGATGGGATCTAATATCGAAGAATGGGAAAAGGTTCATCAAATCAGGAGTAAGCCTCAGACAGACTTCATTTGACATGTGGATGGAATTTGCTGCCAAAAAAG GAGATGTTGAATCCTTATGGAAGATTGAGAACTGGAGATCACAGGCTATGAAAAAGCATAGTGTTTCGACTGGATTTTCCTGTGCAAAG GGTTTCCTTCTTGAGCATAAGCCCGACAGTGCCGCTGCTATCATTCAAGTGCTTTATCAG ACTGTTTCTGACCTCAAAAGGCCATCTATCACGGTTGAACTTCAGAAGCTAGTTAGCGAATGGCCTTTGGATGTTATAAAGCATCAAAATGACGACAACAGAAAG GCATTTACTGCAGCAATACAAACAGATATCTCGGAGCTGATCAGTGCTCTACAAAGCTTGGGTGTGAGAGAAAACGTCACCCCGGTGCAGTTTGGCGAAAACGGACCCATCTCTGCTTAG
- the LOC125207109 gene encoding UDP-glucosyltransferase 29-like, which translates to MNAKQGELRVLMFPWLAHGHVFPFLELAKGLTKKHFHVYLCSTSINLDSVKNSLNNNDIPIELVELPLPSLPDLPPHYHTTKNIPPHLMPTLMKAFQMSALAFSDIIADLKPDLLIYDGFQPWAARAAAAQGIPPIFFSTSGSTSLAFFHHHHTHKSWDTFPSDTIRLKEHEKRAMIAAGESIKVKNVDDGDFIFGIFKLSCEIVLIKSYRALEGKYMDYLSSLCERKLIPTGPLIAHGDDEGVDDRDLEMMRWLGEREEGSTLYISFGSENYVSKEQMEEIAKGLEVSGVNFIWVARSPAGGDGGASVPEGRREKGVVVRGWAPQAAILRHRSVGGFMTHCGWSSVTESVYYGVPVVAVPFKADQPVNARLAVEAGIGVEVERGEDGGFDGDGVARAINEVFVEGREGFRRRVGELREKMKVEEEEAMDEVVKELSRIINKGRQQYTKD; encoded by the coding sequence ATGAATGCAAAACAAGGTGAGTTGAGAGTGTTGATGTTCCCATGGTTGGCTCATGGCCatgtttttccctttcttgAACTAGCCAAAGGCCTAACCAAGAAACACTTCCATGTCTACTTGTGCTCCACATCCATCAACCTCGACTCCGTCAAAAACAGTCTCAACAACAATGATATCCCGATCGAGCTAGTCGAACTTCCTCTCCCATCCCTCCCCGATCTCCCTCCACACTACCACACCACCAAGAACATCCCACCCCACCTCATGCCCACCCTCATGAAGGCCTTCCAGATGTCAGCCCTGGCCTTTTCCGACATCATCGCCGACCTCAAACCTGACTTGCTCATCTATGACGGCTTCCAGCCCTGGGCAGCCAGGGCCGCGGCGGCCCAGGGCATCCCGCccatcttcttctccacttCCGGCTCGACCTCGCTCGCCTTcttccaccaccaccacacTCATAAGAGCTGGGACACCTTCCCTTCCGACACCATACGGTTGAAAGAGCACGAGAAGAGGGCCATGATCGCCGCAGGCGAATCCATCAAAGTCAAGAATGTTGATGATGGAGACTTCATCTTCGGCATCTTCAAACTCTCTTGTGAGATAGTCTTGATCAAGAGCTACAGAGCGTTGGAGGGGAAGTACATGGACTATCTCTCTAGTTTATGCGAGAGAAAGCTCATCCCAACTGGTCCCTTGATCGCGCATGGCGACGATGAAGGTGTCGATGATCGAGACCTCGAGATGATGAGATGGCTCGGTGAGAGAGAGGAAGGCTCAACTCTCTACATCTCATTTGGGAGTGAGAATTATGTGTCAAAGGAGCAAATGGAGGAGATAGCAAAAGGGTTGGAGGTAAGTGGTGTCAACTTCATATGGGTTGCTAGGTCTCCGGCGGGGGGTGACGGTGGCGCCTCCGTGCCGGAGGGGAGGAGGGAGAAGGGGGTGGTGGTGAGGGGGTGGGCGCCACAGGCGGCCATCTTGAGGCATCGGAGTGTGGGAGGGTTCATGACACATTGCGGGTGGAGCTCGGTGACGGAGAGCGTGTACTACGGTGTTCCGGTGGTGGCGGTGCCGTTCAAGGCGGATCAGCCGGTGAATGCGAGGCTGGCGGTGGAGGCTGGCATCGGGGTAGAGGTGGAGAGGGGTGAGGACGGGGGGTTTGATGGGGATGGGGTGGCTAGGGCTATTAATGAGGTGTTTGTGGAGGGGAGGGAAGGGTTTAGGAGGAGAGTTGGGGAGTTGAGggagaagatgaaggtggaggaggaggaagccaTGGATGAAGTGGTGAAGGAGCTTTCCAGAATAATTAATAAGGGAAGGCAACAGTATACAAAGGACTAA